From the Jilunia laotingensis genome, the window ACTCATATCGGCCATCAATTGCTTACGTTCGTGCATACTTTCCACTTCCACCAGTTCCGTCAACCCGGTATGATGCCAGCCCTGCTCTACCATAAATCTAGGTATGACTCCCGTCACCTCACCTCCATTCTCAAGCACAGCATCTGCAACAGATCGCATCAAACCTATACTGCCCGCCCCGTTGACCAAACGGATATGATAATCAGCAAGCAACCGTCCCAAATCGGTTGCTGCCTTAAAATATACTTCATCTATCTTCGTACTTGATGCGCTGTAGACACATACGGATTTTATCTTGTTCATATTCACTGTTCTCTAATGACTTGGGCACAAAGGTAAGAGTTTTTTAGAATATGAATATATCCTTGATTGCCGATTACTGCTATTTTCTTTCAAATCTTCGTAATAGATTCGCATGGAGTCATCTTGAAATACTTTTTGTATTCTTTACGGAAGTTCTTTTCACTTCTCAATCCGATCATTTCGGGTATCACGCTTACGGCATATTTCCCACTTTCCAATAGCTCACGTGCTTTTTCCATGCGAATCCGATGAATAATACATTTTGGAGATTCACCCGTCAACGACTTCCATTTATTGAAGAAAGAGGTTCGGCTCACATTAAATTTCTCAGCAATATGCTTAATTAGAAAATCTTCATTATCAATATTCTCCAAGATGAATTCTTTCACTTGATTGATAAATACATGATTGGCGCTATTTCCATTGTCAGCATCGGGAATATTAATAAATTTCTCTCCGAATATACTTTGGAGAAATGACTTCCGGAGCAAACGACTATTACTGATAAGGACTGACATTTCTATCTTCAAATCTTCAATATGGAAAGGGGTTAACAAATAGCTGTCGGCAAGGGAAGCTTGCCTTTTATAACGGTTATCAGTATCTACGCTTGAGCCATACAGGATAATAGGTATGACCGAAGTCTCCCTGGACGTTTTCAACCGCGAAGAAAGCTCTTCGCCACTCATCCCCTCCAGTACCGTATTGCTAACCACCAGATCAGGATATTCTTCTTTTATATAAGCAAATGCCACTGCACCGTTCACAAAACTTTTGATTATATATTCATCGGATAAATGTGCCTCAAGATAACATCTGAAATCGTCATTACTATCTAAAAGAACGACTTCCGGTTTGTCCGAGATTCTTCTTTGTGAGGTTTTCCTGAACAGATTGTCAATATTATGTTCTGCGGGAGTTTTGGTAATACGGATAACAGAATGTTCCGATGGTTCAGTAGAGGGATTTATCACGGGAAATTGCAATGAAACGGTATGATTCTCTCTGTCTACAAGAATTTTCCCATTACACAATCCAATCAGTTTATGACAGAGAAGGCTCCCCACGAAACAATGTTCGAGTTCCACCGCATGCTTCATCAATTGATGCTTTTTACATCTATAACAAGACATCAGTTTATGGTCTCCGGAGTCTGAGATCTTAATACTCCACGTATTTTCATTGATGGAAATAGACAATACGATACCCATCCCGGTTTCTCTGCAAGTGATTGCATTCTTAATGAATTTATCAATTACGGGAATGATTTTACTTTGATCGACCCGGACGCTGGCATAGCTGAAATCGGATTTGATTTCTAGAGTGATATGTCTACTGGCAGCAAATTCCCGCATAGCTAGCACCCTGCTTCTCAGAAAAGCTCCCAACTCATACTCTGTCAATTCCATTTTGGAAGAACAGGTAAGCTGTTTCTTCAGGATCATTAATCTTGTCAGATGATCATTAAGACTGTTCATATTACGAACAGACATGAAAAGTTCTTTTCGAATGTTTTCGGAGAAATTGCTATCGCAGGCTGTTTTTAAGAAAGTATGTACCAAAGTAACCGGAGTGAGAATATCATGGAAAGAATCCATGACATATTGATTTTGTTCTTTCAAGAGATTAATTTCTTTTCTCATTACAAGCAAATTGAATAGGAGCCAAAAGATCAAAATAATTCCTGCTGTCAGCAGTAGGATAGAATATAATTGGTTTGTAGTGTTTGTAACTATAATTACAAAAACAAGAAATAAAGTTGTTATTAGGTTCTTCATGTTCTATGGATTTTAAAATCATCACTTGGAAGGAACAACCCTTTCCTTTACTTTCAGATTGGTAAAAGTTATGATTTCACGATTGTGCATAGATAAACTCAGATATTATAATCCCGGAATTATGTAATAGAGGGCAATGTTCAGAGCATAAGTCCAGTATGCAGAGTTTAAATCCTAATGTTTTCAAATCAGTCATTATAGAATAGGGAGATTTCCTCCAAGTATAATAATCAATTGATTTGTTTTTATTGTTTTTTGTTTGTTTATTTCACATCTGTAGAAGATTGACTCAAGGAGGAGAACGTATAACAAACGAAACACGGTTGAAATACATATTGATTAAAGGATTTGAATGCTATAGATCATAGTATTCGTTACTGTTTACTTAATAGATCAAATAATAAAAATGTCACACAGCTAGTACAATATTTCCATATTTATTTGTGATGCAACGCATTAACTTATAATAAAATGGAACGATTACTTTTTCAAGATACCACAATATCCTTATGTATACCCTAAAAGCCGGATAGGATAAATATGGAAATTCTATGCCTAACATCCAGATGCCAGGCATCAACTTAAAAATGTGACATGTTCTTCGGGGAAATGTTCCACAGACTTTTCCTGTTTCTCTTGTTAAGGTGGGGCAATAGTAAAAAGAGGAGAAACCGTTAAAAAGAAGTAGTTCTTACAGTTATTTTAATTCATAATAGCTAAAAGGGAGAGAGTGTACTATAAAGGAAACTCCGTCCCTTTTAGTATTATGAATACAGAATATAATAGATCGAGCGCTCAAAATATTATATCACTTTTTTCACAGAGCTATATTATTTTACCTCAAACCATCCATAAATATATCCATCATCTTGGTTGGATATTTTCAGCAGATAAACTCCCGGTGAATATGTACCAATGGCAATGTCATATCGAATATATTCATTCACAAAAATAGGTTGGGAATAGATTTCCAATCCATCCTTCTCGGTGATAGAAACGGTTACATCACCCGTTACGTCCCAGAAATCAATTGAAATCTTTTCATTCTCAATAATTGCACTGATAGGAATAATGGGCATGGAACGATTATCTATATCTCTGTCGTCTGAGCCACCTTTCCATTCGTCCGGATCACCTTTCCAATGACTAATGAAAGAAATCTGACCGGTCCAAGCTATAAAACTGTCATTCACCTGCTGTGCCCTGACCATTCCACTCAAACAAACGAATAATAATAGAAAAAGTTTTGTTTTCATTTTAATCTCATTTTGGTTGTTTAACTGTGACAAAGATAGGGTGCATAAAGGACATTTCAAAAAACATAGCATGGACGTAGGGTATAATTATACAATACTGATTACCAATTAAATATCCATAAATAAAAGCTTTTGCATGGATTATCGAATCTTTCCGGCTCTACACTTTTGCAAGAAATCTTCCAAAGCTTCCCCTTTTAACATGCCTATCCGTTCTTTAATGCGCAGTTTATTTTTTGATAAGGTATGACCATCTTTACTTTCAAACAAAGTGACCACTTCTTTTGATGAGAAAGATAGCAACAGAAAACTCAGAACTTTAATATCATGATCTGTCAACTGTTCATATTTATTCTTCAAAACCACAAGTACATTATTAAAAAGATTATTTACCAAAGTAAATATCCTGTCCCATTCTTCCAAGGTAAGATTATCAACTATAATCTCGCCACTCTTTAGCATTTTAATCAATACGCTTACATCCAGCTTATCACGTAACCTGTGAGAGTCAGCCATCAATTCATCTATTTTTTCATTCAACTTTTTAATCTTGTTTCCAGAAGAGACAGCTGAATCTGTCTTTTGACGTTTACACATTTTTATCTCTTTCCTATAGCCAGCGATTTTTTCATCATTCCTTTTCAATCGCCTGCAACTCTTCGTGATCTGCAATTTTGCATGATAATATTTCCTGTATAAATAATACATACAGATACCGAAAAAGAGTAAAAGTATAATGCTACTGAAAAATATCGTCCTTTTCTCCATTTGTAACTGTAAACTTTCCCTCAAAGACTTCTCTTCTACATATTTAGCCTGAAATTGAACCACAGCTTCTCTTTTATTCTGATTTTCGGCTAAATAATGTAATGAATCAGCAATTGCTTTGTAAGATAACGCCTCTTTATAATTATTCTCTGCTTCTGATAATTCAGACAAACAAGCGTATGCTTCAGAACGTGTCGATAAACTGGGGCTATTCATGCACATCATTATGTATTTCTTTGCTTCAGACACTTTTCCTTGTTTTTGATATAAATGTCCCAAAGTAATATAATGGTATAACTTTTTCCTTTC encodes:
- a CDS encoding TIGR00730 family Rossman fold protein, with translation MNKIKSVCVYSASSTKIDEVYFKAATDLGRLLADYHIRLVNGAGSIGLMRSVADAVLENGGEVTGVIPRFMVEQGWHHTGLTELVEVESMHERKQLMADMSDAVIALPGGCGTLEELLEIITWKQLGLYLNPIVILNTNGFFDPLLEMLERAIDENFMRRQHGDIWHVATTPEEAVRLIHTIPVWDVSIRKFAAI
- a CDS encoding hybrid sensor histidine kinase/response regulator transcription factor; translation: MKNLITTLFLVFVIIVTNTTNQLYSILLLTAGIILIFWLLFNLLVMRKEINLLKEQNQYVMDSFHDILTPVTLVHTFLKTACDSNFSENIRKELFMSVRNMNSLNDHLTRLMILKKQLTCSSKMELTEYELGAFLRSRVLAMREFAASRHITLEIKSDFSYASVRVDQSKIIPVIDKFIKNAITCRETGMGIVLSISINENTWSIKISDSGDHKLMSCYRCKKHQLMKHAVELEHCFVGSLLCHKLIGLCNGKILVDRENHTVSLQFPVINPSTEPSEHSVIRITKTPAEHNIDNLFRKTSQRRISDKPEVVLLDSNDDFRCYLEAHLSDEYIIKSFVNGAVAFAYIKEEYPDLVVSNTVLEGMSGEELSSRLKTSRETSVIPIILYGSSVDTDNRYKRQASLADSYLLTPFHIEDLKIEMSVLISNSRLLRKSFLQSIFGEKFINIPDADNGNSANHVFINQVKEFILENIDNEDFLIKHIAEKFNVSRTSFFNKWKSLTGESPKCIIHRIRMEKARELLESGKYAVSVIPEMIGLRSEKNFRKEYKKYFKMTPCESITKI
- a CDS encoding DUF3244 domain-containing protein, translated to MKTKLFLLLFVCLSGMVRAQQVNDSFIAWTGQISFISHWKGDPDEWKGGSDDRDIDNRSMPIIPISAIIENEKISIDFWDVTGDVTVSITEKDGLEIYSQPIFVNEYIRYDIAIGTYSPGVYLLKISNQDDGYIYGWFEVK
- a CDS encoding tetratricopeptide repeat protein, which produces MTTDSSIIYSVHYFKEKGDWAQYGKSMYYYGRIIQLCGDELRAMKIYLDAYKSLKDAKEYKLLGLLSENIAIFHRNQSFYDQYIRFARCAVNFNYLAKDTLGVAYAYQTLGQAFFYKQELDSALECTTRSLQLLKDNPIRLEIAAAKLFAFIYCQKGEYIKAEKILLDIIDKEPNERKKLYHYITLGHLYQKQGKVSEAKKYIMMCMNSPSLSTRSEAYACLSELSEAENNYKEALSYKAIADSLHYLAENQNKREAVVQFQAKYVEEKSLRESLQLQMEKRTIFFSSIILLLFFGICMYYLYRKYYHAKLQITKSCRRLKRNDEKIAGYRKEIKMCKRQKTDSAVSSGNKIKKLNEKIDELMADSHRLRDKLDVSVLIKMLKSGEIIVDNLTLEEWDRIFTLVNNLFNNVLVVLKNKYEQLTDHDIKVLSFLLLSFSSKEVVTLFESKDGHTLSKNKLRIKERIGMLKGEALEDFLQKCRAGKIR